A single region of the Thermodesulfatator indicus DSM 15286 genome encodes:
- a CDS encoding branched-chain amino acid ABC transporter permease, with protein MRKQYLALIIFALTILVVGFLNQNDYYFNVLNILFLKGLIVIGLSLLMGYAGQVSLGHAAFYGLGAYTSGILTTKFGWSCLPALGMAQLVTLVAALIIGLPALRLKGHYLAMATLGFGVIVYIIFKELISLTGGPSGLVGIPPLEIFGKTFMESREYYFIFGGVLWLALLGALHLAHSPFGRSLLAIHDSEAATVSLGYDTNRLKLVVFLLSAALAGLAGSLYAHFAMFIAPTSFTFLHSVKFVTMVVIGGVASLWGALLGAVVLTILPEVLTVFEDYDVLVFGAILVLIMIFLPEGLFKGLGKLVSSFKKQLNRV; from the coding sequence ATGAGAAAGCAATACCTGGCCCTGATTATTTTTGCCCTGACTATTCTCGTGGTGGGTTTTTTAAACCAGAATGATTATTACTTCAATGTGTTGAACATTCTTTTCTTAAAAGGCCTCATTGTTATCGGCCTTTCTTTGTTAATGGGATACGCCGGCCAGGTTTCTTTAGGGCACGCAGCCTTTTACGGCTTGGGAGCTTATACTTCAGGAATTTTGACCACCAAATTTGGTTGGAGCTGCTTGCCAGCTTTAGGAATGGCTCAGCTAGTAACATTGGTAGCCGCCTTAATTATTGGGCTTCCTGCTCTAAGGCTTAAAGGCCATTACTTGGCTATGGCTACGCTCGGTTTTGGCGTGATTGTTTACATAATTTTTAAGGAACTTATCTCTCTAACTGGCGGTCCATCTGGGCTAGTGGGAATTCCTCCTTTAGAAATTTTTGGCAAGACCTTTATGGAAAGCCGTGAATATTATTTTATTTTTGGTGGGGTTTTATGGCTGGCCTTGCTTGGAGCCTTGCATTTGGCTCATTCTCCTTTTGGTAGGAGCCTTCTTGCTATTCACGACAGCGAAGCCGCCACGGTCTCTTTAGGTTACGATACCAACCGGCTAAAGTTAGTGGTTTTTCTTCTTTCGGCAGCGCTAGCGGGGCTGGCTGGAAGTCTTTACGCTCACTTTGCCATGTTCATTGCTCCCACAAGCTTTACTTTTCTTCACTCGGTAAAGTTTGTCACTATGGTGGTTATCGGTGGGGTGGCTAGCCTTTGGGGAGCTCTTTTAGGAGCAGTAGTACTTACTATTCTTCCTGAAGTTCTTACTGTTTTTGAAGATTATGATGTCTTGGTTTTTGGTGCCATTTTGGTATTAATTATGATATTTTTGCCTGAAGGTTTGTTTAAAGGTTTAGGAAAATTGGTAAGTTCATTTAAAAAACAGCTAAATAGGGTTTAA
- the def gene encoding peptide deformylase, which translates to MSKRKIRILGDPVLRETAKPVSEIDGELQSLIDDMAETMYEAKGLGLAANQVGELKRLFVLDLKQREGSPELLVFINPEIVEAEGEIVEEEGCLSIPGYSAKVKRKAKVLVKALDREGNPFEMELEGLGAKAIQHELDHLNGRLYIDYLSPLKKNLFKRWWKKHRPK; encoded by the coding sequence ATGAGCAAAAGAAAAATAAGAATACTAGGTGATCCGGTTTTAAGGGAGACGGCGAAGCCTGTGTCTGAAATAGACGGTGAGCTCCAATCCCTGATAGATGATATGGCCGAAACCATGTATGAGGCCAAAGGCCTTGGTTTGGCAGCTAATCAGGTAGGGGAGCTTAAACGTCTTTTTGTGCTTGACCTAAAACAACGGGAAGGTTCTCCTGAACTTTTAGTTTTCATTAATCCAGAGATAGTTGAAGCTGAAGGTGAGATTGTAGAAGAAGAGGGCTGTTTAAGTATTCCCGGTTATAGTGCTAAGGTCAAGCGCAAAGCAAAAGTATTAGTAAAAGCCTTAGATAGAGAAGGCAATCCTTTTGAAATGGAACTTGAAGGCCTTGGAGCCAAGGCAATTCAACACGAATTGGACCACTTAAACGGAAGGCTTTATATAGATTATCTTTCACCACTTAAAAAGAATCTCTTCAAGCGCTGGTGGAAAAAACACCGTCCTAAATAA
- a CDS encoding SWIM zinc finger family protein yields the protein MNYKEWLDLIPEQIVKRGEKLKDHITDLILKEDKILAQVKGNYQPYYRVEVKFKEEEIESWECDCPYDGEVCKHVVAAVLKAFEPESKKGTKRKGKIESALEIVEKLSEDELRSLLKELAYEDMAVRNMLLARFPHYVSSGPFSLESIYRDIVNKLIQGYKKQGFIGYYECMDLARNLSDLLRTGENFVQQGKLEPAFSIAKAVLQGLTRAMNSMDDSYGSTGVVLAEAFGLLVNIYRAGKEDVFDFLLGEIKKKAYRDFDLHYDIAEALVEMADSPKKAKKILKLIEKLKYGHELKATLLAKFFPEEYEKFVWDEKNILKVWELHLEKLQEENRLDEALRYLDHVLSHHELSTYRKLDVLEIKAEILEALGRLKEALVLYRKLFDNTLESRFLPKIKEFASDEEWAEVSQLAREKLKGLEFLEFLLEEKDFEAALELLKSGKVTPSDAYSLKDLFELSQEFPENLRKEAFLTVLSSSLSVIKEASSRDKYRAYLKALKPYLKTEYKEQVKNFILKLKKLFPQRRALHDEIDKVLKKV from the coding sequence ATGAATTATAAAGAATGGCTTGATTTAATTCCTGAGCAGATAGTAAAACGCGGCGAAAAGTTAAAAGATCACATCACAGACCTTATTCTAAAAGAAGACAAAATACTGGCGCAGGTCAAAGGAAATTATCAGCCTTATTACCGGGTGGAAGTCAAGTTTAAAGAAGAAGAGATAGAGAGCTGGGAGTGTGATTGCCCCTATGACGGCGAGGTCTGTAAGCACGTGGTGGCGGCAGTTCTTAAAGCCTTTGAACCTGAGTCTAAAAAGGGCACAAAAAGGAAGGGCAAAATAGAAAGCGCCCTTGAGATAGTTGAAAAGCTCTCCGAAGACGAACTCAGATCTTTACTGAAAGAGCTAGCCTATGAGGATATGGCGGTAAGGAATATGCTTCTGGCTCGCTTTCCGCACTATGTCTCCTCAGGGCCATTTAGCCTTGAGTCAATCTATCGTGACATCGTAAACAAACTTATCCAGGGCTACAAAAAACAGGGCTTTATCGGCTACTACGAATGTATGGACCTGGCGAGAAATCTATCCGACTTGTTACGCACCGGTGAAAACTTCGTTCAGCAAGGAAAGCTTGAGCCAGCTTTTAGCATCGCTAAGGCGGTTTTACAGGGCTTGACGAGAGCCATGAACAGCATGGATGACTCATACGGCTCAACCGGCGTGGTTTTAGCTGAAGCATTTGGACTGCTGGTTAATATTTACCGGGCAGGGAAGGAAGATGTCTTTGACTTCCTTTTAGGAGAAATCAAAAAGAAGGCCTATCGGGATTTTGACCTTCACTATGACATCGCCGAGGCCCTGGTTGAAATGGCAGACTCTCCTAAAAAGGCGAAAAAAATTCTAAAACTTATTGAAAAGCTTAAATACGGACACGAACTTAAAGCCACACTGCTGGCGAAATTCTTCCCTGAAGAATACGAAAAGTTCGTTTGGGACGAAAAAAACATTTTAAAAGTCTGGGAGCTACACCTCGAAAAATTACAAGAAGAAAACAGACTGGATGAAGCTTTGCGCTACTTAGACCATGTGCTTTCACACCATGAGCTTTCTACTTACCGCAAGCTAGATGTGCTTGAGATTAAAGCCGAGATTCTTGAAGCCCTTGGTCGGTTAAAAGAAGCGCTTGTCCTTTACCGCAAGCTTTTTGATAACACCCTGGAAAGCCGTTTTCTCCCGAAAATAAAAGAGTTTGCCTCGGATGAAGAATGGGCCGAAGTTAGCCAGCTTGCCAGAGAAAAATTAAAAGGCCTAGAATTTTTAGAGTTTCTCTTGGAAGAAAAAGATTTTGAAGCGGCACTTGAGCTTTTAAAAAGTGGAAAGGTTACGCCCTCTGATGCTTATTCTCTTAAAGACTTATTTGAACTTAGCCAGGAATTTCCCGAAAACTTGCGAAAAGAGGCCTTTTTAACGGTACTTTCTTCATCTTTGTCCGTTATAAAAGAGGCCTCCTCCCGCGACAAATACCGGGCTTACTTAAAAGCCTTAAAGCCCTATCTAAAAACTGAATACAAAGAGCAGGTAAAGAATTTTATTCTCAAGCTTAAAAAGCTTTTCCCTCAACGCCGCGCCCTCCACGACGAAATAGACAAAGTTTTGAAGAAGGTGTGA
- a CDS encoding branched-chain amino acid ABC transporter permease translates to MSELIQFILSGLTNGAIYALIALGFTIIYNATEVINFAQGEFVMLGAMFMATFCSLRLPIPLAFLLSVGLTSLVGIIIERLAIYPARQASHITLIIITIGLSILIKGVAMFVWGKDPLSVPSFLGDKPIKLLGATIIPQKILIVCATLICVLLIEIFFRKTLVGKAMRAAAANRLAARLIGVKVEPLVLLAFALSAATSAVAGVVISPITFATYDMGTLLGLKGFSAAVLGGLTSGLGAVIGGFVLGLLESFAAGFISSAYKDAAAFVILILVLLLKPEGLFGKGAVKKL, encoded by the coding sequence ATGAGTGAATTAATACAATTTATCCTTTCTGGCCTAACTAACGGGGCAATTTATGCCTTAATTGCCCTTGGTTTTACCATTATTTATAACGCCACCGAAGTGATAAACTTTGCTCAGGGCGAGTTTGTAATGCTTGGGGCCATGTTTATGGCTACCTTTTGTTCTTTAAGGCTACCTATTCCTCTTGCTTTTTTACTTTCTGTTGGGCTTACTTCTCTTGTGGGTATAATCATTGAAAGATTAGCTATTTATCCTGCCCGCCAGGCCAGCCATATAACTCTAATTATCATTACTATTGGACTTTCTATTTTGATAAAAGGCGTTGCCATGTTTGTTTGGGGTAAGGATCCTTTATCCGTCCCCAGTTTCTTAGGTGATAAACCAATTAAATTGTTAGGCGCAACTATTATTCCCCAAAAGATTTTAATTGTTTGTGCTACCTTGATTTGTGTACTTTTAATTGAAATTTTCTTTAGAAAAACTTTGGTGGGAAAGGCCATGAGGGCCGCTGCGGCTAACCGTTTGGCGGCAAGGCTTATCGGAGTTAAAGTAGAACCTCTGGTTTTGCTGGCCTTTGCTTTAAGTGCTGCTACCTCGGCGGTGGCCGGAGTAGTTATTTCTCCTATAACTTTTGCCACCTATGACATGGGAACCCTTTTGGGCTTGAAAGGCTTTAGTGCGGCTGTTTTAGGGGGGCTTACTTCAGGGCTTGGCGCAGTAATAGGAGGTTTTGTTCTTGGCCTTTTAGAATCTTTTGCCGCAGGTTTTATTTCTTCAGCCTATAAAGACGCCGCGGCCTTTGTGATTCTTATTCTGGTGTTGTTACTAAAACCTGAAGGCCTTTTTGGTAAAGGGGCGGTCAAAAAACTATGA
- a CDS encoding histidine triad nucleotide-binding protein encodes MAEECIFCKIINNEIPADFVYKGERIVAFKDINPQAPIHILIVPKKHIRSINDLTEEDAPLVAEMIMVAKNLAKELGTAESGYKLFFNVEKGGGQIIFHLHLHLVGGWK; translated from the coding sequence ATGGCTGAAGAGTGCATCTTTTGTAAGATTATCAATAACGAAATACCGGCAGATTTTGTTTATAAGGGCGAACGTATAGTGGCGTTTAAAGACATAAATCCCCAGGCTCCTATTCACATTCTCATTGTCCCCAAAAAGCACATACGAAGCATCAATGACCTTACCGAAGAAGACGCCCCTTTGGTAGCCGAGATGATAATGGTGGCCAAAAACCTAGCTAAAGAGCTCGGTACAGCAGAAAGTGGGTATAAGCTCTTTTTTAATGTAGAAAAAGGCGGTGGCCAAATAATATTTCATCTGCATCTACACTTGGTTGGTGGTTGGAAGTAG
- a CDS encoding ABC transporter substrate-binding protein: MKKFMVAVVLAFFLMASTSVWAAKPYKIGALFSITGPTSFIGEPERNTLVMLVDEINKAGGINGHPVKLVVYDTEGEETNTVKKVTKLIVQDKVLAIIGPSRTGTTLAVIPFVERYKVPLISCAAGIKIVEPVKPWVFKTAQSDRLAVKKIYEYCQANGLKKVAIITVSNGFGQSGREELKSLAKNYGIEIVADELYGPKDSDMTPQLTRIRAKNPDAVICWGTNPGPAIVAKNMKQLGMKQQLFMSHGVASKKFIELAGDAAEGIILPAGKILVADQLPDDDPQKKLLLDYIAKYKARFGKEPSAFGGHAYDAFLLLKAALEKAGADRAKIREALENTRGIVGIHGVFNMSLTDHNGLDEKTAFVLIRIQNGDWQLMK, encoded by the coding sequence ATGAAAAAGTTTATGGTAGCAGTGGTTTTAGCTTTTTTCTTGATGGCTAGCACCAGCGTTTGGGCAGCAAAGCCCTACAAAATAGGAGCCCTCTTTTCTATTACAGGGCCTACTTCTTTTATTGGAGAACCTGAACGTAATACCCTGGTTATGCTTGTAGATGAAATAAACAAAGCCGGTGGAATTAATGGCCATCCTGTAAAATTAGTGGTTTATGATACCGAAGGCGAAGAGACCAACACGGTTAAAAAAGTTACCAAGCTCATAGTTCAGGATAAAGTTCTCGCCATAATTGGTCCCAGCCGGACAGGTACCACCCTGGCTGTAATTCCTTTTGTTGAGCGCTATAAAGTTCCGCTTATTTCCTGTGCGGCAGGTATAAAAATAGTAGAACCGGTAAAGCCCTGGGTTTTTAAGACGGCCCAAAGTGATCGTCTGGCCGTTAAAAAAATTTATGAATATTGCCAGGCAAATGGCCTTAAAAAAGTGGCTATTATTACGGTTTCAAATGGTTTCGGACAAAGTGGAAGGGAAGAGCTCAAGTCCCTTGCCAAAAATTACGGGATTGAAATCGTAGCTGATGAGCTTTACGGTCCTAAAGATTCAGACATGACTCCACAACTTACCCGTATAAGGGCTAAAAACCCCGATGCTGTTATCTGCTGGGGAACCAACCCCGGGCCTGCTATTGTAGCCAAAAACATGAAGCAGCTCGGTATGAAACAGCAGCTTTTTATGAGCCATGGGGTGGCCTCTAAAAAATTTATAGAGCTAGCCGGTGATGCCGCTGAAGGGATCATTCTTCCGGCCGGAAAGATTCTCGTGGCTGATCAGCTTCCCGATGATGACCCGCAGAAAAAGCTTCTTTTGGACTACATTGCCAAGTACAAGGCCCGTTTCGGCAAAGAGCCTTCGGCTTTTGGTGGGCACGCCTATGACGCCTTCTTGCTTTTGAAAGCTGCCCTTGAAAAGGCCGGAGCTGATCGAGCAAAAATTCGTGAGGCCCTCGAAAATACCAGAGGTATTGTAGGGATCCATGGAGTTTTCAATATGTCTCTCACCGACCATAATGGCCTTGATGAAAAAACCGCTTTTGTTCTCATTCGTATTCAAAACGGCGACTGGCAGCTCATGAAATAG
- the thiC gene encoding phosphomethylpyrimidine synthase ThiC, whose translation MTELELARAGQISPAVKDIASAEGIDPELLRQKVATGEVIIIKARQSGKAVGVGSILRTKVNASIGTSSLVCDLEFEKRKALLAEKAGADTLMELSAAGDMDKIRREIINTVSLPVGNVPLYQAFCETIRHYQDPAKLDPEYLFDLIEKQCADGIAFMAIHCGINLFTMERLEKQGYRYGGLVSKGGSLMAQWMVKNKRENPLYEQFDRLISILKKYDTVLSLGNGLRAGAIHDSLDRAQIAELLINCELAELARDAGCQVMVEGPGHVPLDEIETSVLLAKKMSGGAPYYMLGPLPSDVGAPFDHITAAIGAAISAKAGADLICYVTPAEHLSLPNEEDVVIGVKAARLAVHVGDVVKRRGIADLKDKQASKDRRDLKWNKVFESLLFPEDAKRLVEERKSVQTRRCSMCGDLCALEQAEVVFKDYLKKDKLND comes from the coding sequence ATGACCGAGCTAGAATTGGCCAGAGCCGGGCAAATAAGCCCGGCCGTAAAAGATATAGCTTCAGCCGAAGGTATTGACCCTGAACTTTTACGCCAAAAAGTGGCCACCGGTGAAGTGATCATCATCAAGGCCCGCCAGAGCGGTAAAGCCGTTGGCGTGGGAAGCATTTTAAGAACTAAAGTTAACGCCTCCATAGGCACTTCAAGTCTTGTATGTGACCTTGAATTTGAAAAAAGAAAGGCCCTTCTGGCTGAAAAAGCCGGCGCTGACACCCTGATGGAGCTTTCTGCCGCTGGCGATATGGATAAAATCCGCCGCGAAATCATAAACACTGTATCACTGCCAGTAGGAAATGTTCCTCTTTATCAGGCCTTTTGCGAAACCATTCGCCATTATCAAGACCCGGCCAAATTAGACCCGGAATACCTGTTTGACTTAATTGAAAAACAATGCGCCGACGGCATTGCCTTTATGGCCATTCACTGTGGTATAAACCTTTTCACCATGGAGCGCCTGGAAAAACAGGGCTATCGCTACGGTGGCCTGGTCTCAAAAGGCGGAAGTCTTATGGCCCAGTGGATGGTCAAAAATAAGCGCGAAAACCCCCTTTACGAACAGTTTGACCGTCTTATTAGCATTTTAAAAAAGTACGACACGGTACTTTCTTTGGGAAATGGTCTGAGAGCCGGTGCCATTCATGATTCTCTTGACCGGGCACAGATAGCCGAGCTCCTAATAAATTGCGAACTTGCAGAGCTAGCCCGCGATGCCGGTTGCCAGGTAATGGTAGAAGGCCCTGGACACGTGCCTCTAGATGAAATTGAGACTTCGGTGCTACTTGCCAAAAAGATGTCTGGCGGCGCCCCTTATTATATGCTTGGGCCGCTTCCTTCAGACGTGGGCGCTCCTTTTGATCACATAACTGCGGCCATTGGGGCGGCTATTTCCGCCAAAGCCGGAGCAGACCTTATTTGTTATGTTACGCCAGCGGAACACTTATCTCTTCCCAATGAAGAAGATGTAGTTATCGGGGTTAAAGCGGCAAGACTTGCGGTTCATGTTGGAGATGTCGTCAAAAGGAGAGGAATTGCTGATCTTAAAGATAAACAAGCAAGTAAAGACCGCCGTGACCTTAAATGGAATAAGGTTTTTGAAAGCTTGCTTTTTCCAGAAGACGCCAAGCGCCTTGTAGAAGAAAGAAAGTCAGTGCAAACCAGGCGCTGCTCTATGTGTGGTGACCTTTGCGCCTTGGAGCAGGCGGAAGTAGTTTTTAAGGATTACCTGAAAAAAGACAAATTAAATGACTAA
- a CDS encoding 3-isopropylmalate dehydrogenase, with protein sequence MAEEKVYKIAVIPGDGTGPEVIREGVKVLDAAAERFGFKLSYNYFDWGGERYLKTGETIPEGGIDELRKHNAIYLGAIGHPDVTPGILEKEILLRIRFELDQYINLRPVKLYPGVWTPIKDKGPEDIDFVVVRENTEGFYAGGGGFLRKGTPHEIAVQESINTRYGIERCIRYAFEYCRKRNKKKTLTMVGKTNVLTYAWNLWERTFHEVAKDYPDIKTDYAHVDATCMWFVKNPEWFDVIVTDNMFGDIITDLGAMIQGGMGIAAGGNINPEGVSMFEPIGGSAPKYTGKNVINPLAAICAGMMMLEHLGEEEAARAIENAVIKVCRDHLKSLSAGKMGYSTTEVGDLVANYTKEGVEL encoded by the coding sequence ATGGCTGAAGAAAAAGTTTATAAAATTGCGGTAATCCCTGGTGACGGAACCGGCCCAGAGGTTATTCGCGAGGGAGTTAAAGTCCTTGATGCCGCCGCTGAAAGATTTGGCTTCAAACTTTCCTACAATTATTTTGACTGGGGTGGTGAACGCTACCTCAAAACCGGTGAAACCATTCCTGAAGGGGGAATTGACGAGCTTCGCAAGCACAACGCCATTTATTTAGGCGCCATCGGCCATCCTGATGTTACCCCAGGTATCCTTGAAAAGGAAATACTTCTGCGTATCCGCTTTGAGCTTGACCAGTATATCAACCTTCGTCCAGTAAAATTATATCCTGGAGTGTGGACTCCGATAAAAGATAAAGGCCCTGAAGATATAGATTTCGTAGTAGTGCGTGAAAACACCGAAGGATTTTATGCTGGAGGTGGAGGTTTTTTGCGTAAAGGTACCCCCCACGAAATAGCTGTTCAAGAATCCATCAATACCCGTTACGGCATAGAGCGCTGTATTCGCTATGCCTTTGAGTATTGCCGCAAACGCAACAAAAAGAAAACTTTGACCATGGTAGGAAAAACCAACGTTCTTACTTACGCCTGGAATTTATGGGAAAGAACGTTTCACGAAGTAGCCAAAGATTACCCAGACATAAAAACTGACTACGCCCACGTGGATGCCACCTGCATGTGGTTTGTTAAAAACCCCGAGTGGTTTGATGTCATTGTCACTGACAACATGTTTGGTGACATCATCACCGACCTTGGCGCCATGATCCAGGGTGGAATGGGCATTGCCGCCGGTGGTAATATTAACCCTGAAGGTGTTTCCATGTTTGAACCCATTGGCGGTTCAGCTCCAAAATACACTGGTAAGAATGTAATTAATCCTTTAGCCGCCATTTGCGCCGGTATGATGATGCTTGAACACCTTGGCGAAGAAGAAGCTGCCCGCGCTATAGAAAACGCTGTTATCAAAGTCTGCCGTGACCACTTAAAGAGCCTTTCCGCTGGCAAAATGGGATACTCTACCACTGAAGTAGGCGATCTGGTCGCCAATTATACTAAAGAAGGAGTAGAGCTTTAA
- a CDS encoding RtcB family protein: MELKSLVKISEYEWEIPQKGSMRVPGRIFASKKLIEEMDEKVREQVTNVACLPGIVRASIAMPDAHWGYGFPIGGVAAFDPDDEGIISVGGVGYDISCGVRSLRTGLKREEVEPVLEELIDELFHTIPAGVGSEGKIKLSVSQLDEVLVGGARWAVAKGYGFPEDLEYIEEKGCLPGADPKCVSIEAKKRQHRQVGTLGSGNHYLEIQYVAEIYHPEAAEAFGLELGDVVVSIHCGSRALGHQIATDYLKVLAKASKKYGIPIKERELVCAPIRSPEGEQYYRAMACGVNCALANRQVITHLVREVFAEVLPQARISLIYDVSHNTCKIEEHEVNGKMKKLYVHRKGATRAWGPGRRELPERYRHVGQPVIIGGSMGTASYILVGTKEGEEKAFGSACHGAGRTMSRHQALKRWRADKIIAELRKRGIIVRAKSKRGLVEEAPEAYKDVIEVVEAAHRAGLARKVVKLLPMGCIKG; encoded by the coding sequence ATGGAACTCAAATCTTTAGTCAAGATTAGCGAATATGAGTGGGAAATTCCCCAAAAAGGTTCTATGAGGGTACCAGGCCGTATTTTTGCCAGCAAAAAGCTGATAGAAGAGATGGATGAAAAAGTCCGCGAACAGGTAACCAATGTAGCTTGCCTTCCTGGAATAGTGAGGGCCTCTATTGCCATGCCAGATGCCCATTGGGGCTACGGTTTTCCCATTGGCGGAGTGGCCGCTTTTGATCCTGACGATGAAGGCATTATTTCCGTAGGCGGAGTAGGGTATGACATATCCTGCGGAGTGCGCTCTTTACGCACTGGCCTTAAACGCGAAGAGGTAGAACCTGTCCTTGAAGAGTTAATTGACGAGCTTTTTCATACTATCCCGGCTGGCGTAGGTTCCGAGGGCAAAATCAAACTCTCGGTAAGCCAGCTTGACGAAGTTCTAGTAGGCGGGGCCCGTTGGGCCGTGGCTAAAGGTTATGGCTTTCCTGAAGACCTTGAATACATTGAAGAAAAGGGTTGTCTCCCAGGGGCAGACCCCAAGTGTGTTTCTATTGAAGCCAAAAAAAGGCAGCACCGCCAGGTGGGAACTTTGGGCTCTGGCAATCACTATCTTGAAATACAATACGTAGCGGAAATATATCACCCAGAAGCTGCCGAGGCCTTTGGCCTTGAATTAGGAGATGTAGTGGTTTCTATTCATTGTGGTTCTCGCGCCCTTGGCCATCAAATTGCTACTGATTATCTAAAAGTGTTGGCCAAGGCCTCTAAAAAATACGGGATTCCCATAAAAGAAAGGGAGCTTGTGTGCGCGCCTATAAGGTCTCCTGAAGGTGAGCAATATTACCGGGCCATGGCCTGTGGAGTGAATTGTGCCCTGGCTAACCGCCAAGTTATTACCCATCTAGTGCGTGAAGTTTTTGCGGAGGTCTTGCCTCAAGCAAGAATTAGTCTTATCTACGATGTAAGCCACAACACCTGCAAGATAGAAGAGCACGAAGTGAACGGCAAAATGAAAAAGCTTTACGTGCACCGTAAAGGAGCAACGCGCGCCTGGGGGCCGGGCAGGCGCGAGCTTCCAGAAAGATATCGCCACGTAGGCCAGCCGGTAATAATTGGTGGAAGTATGGGGACGGCTTCTTACATATTGGTTGGTACGAAAGAAGGTGAGGAAAAGGCCTTTGGTTCGGCCTGTCACGGAGCAGGGCGCACCATGAGCCGGCATCAAGCGTTAAAGCGCTGGCGGGCAGACAAGATTATTGCTGAGCTCCGCAAGAGAGGCATAATTGTGCGTGCAAAATCAAAAAGAGGGCTTGTGGAAGAGGCCCCAGAGGCGTATAAAGACGTGATAGAAGTGGTGGAGGCAGCTCACCGGGCTGGCCTTGCCCGCAAGGTAGTTAAACTTTTGCCCATGGGTTGTATTAAGGGATAA